From the Bos javanicus breed banteng chromosome 7, ARS-OSU_banteng_1.0, whole genome shotgun sequence genome, the window GCATCCCAAATGGTAAATTACTTATATTTGTGAGTAAAAGTCAGACACACACTATGAACAGCCAGTCCTGAGATGTTTTGAAGTTGGTGCTGATAATTGTAACAATAAAGATACACTGAATAAGGATAGCATCCAAGGTAGTATTTTCACACACAgagatgcacacacatatgcaacaGACCAGGTTATGTTTAACTACCATATATCATGCTGTGCATCCTTAAGTGTGGTTATGTGTATCACTGTTGTATGATAGTATCTGCTGATGTCATCTTGTCCAATGATTTAAAGAATTAttgatttaaaagaattttacttAAAACCCTTCTAGAATAGACTAGTTGCTAAGTATCAGTAGCAAagtaatatgaagaaaaatatgttaaatgttttcttccaacTTTTAGAAATCTACTTCTTAACAATCAATCTGTATGCTGTGTTAATTCTTTGTAAACatcatggttttattttaaagattctaGGTCACAGGAGTGCCCTCATGGGATCAATGGAAGAGTACAACACATCCTgtacagactttactttcatggGGTTGTTTAATAGAAAGGAAACATCAGGCCTGCTTTTTGCCATCATCTCTATTATCTTTTTTACTGCATTGATGGCCAACGGGGTCATGATATATCTGATCCGCACTGATTcgcacctccacacccccatgtacttcctaCTTAGCCACCTCTCCTTCATTGACATGATGTACATTTCTACCATTGTGCCCAAGATGTTGGTAGATTACCTGCTGGATCAAAGGACCATCACCTTTGTGGGATGCACAGCTCAACACTTCCTCTACCTCACCCTTGTGGGAGCTGAGTTCTTCCTGTTGGGTctcatggcctatgaccgctacgtggccatctgTAACCCGCTCCGCTATCCAATCCTAATGAGCCGCCATGTTTGCTGGATGATTATAGCAGGTTCCTGGTTTGGGGGCTCTTTAGATGGCTTTCTTCTAACTCCCATAACCATGAGTTTCCCCTTCTGCAACTCTCGGGAGATTAACCATTTCTTCTGTGAGGCACCTGCAGTCCTGAAATTGGCTTGTGCAGACACAGCTCTCTATGAGACAGTGATGTATGTGTGTTGTGTCTTGATGTTACTGATTCCTTTCTCTGTGGTGATTGCCTCCTATGCTCAAATCCTGACCACAGTCCACCGCATGAGCtcagtggaagggagaaagaaggcaTTTGCCACCTGTTCATCTCACATGACAGTGGTGACCTTGTTCTATGGGGCTGCCATGTACACTTACATGCTGCCACACTCTTACCACCGGCCAGAACAAGACAAAGTCTTCTCTGTGTTCTACACCATCCTCACACCCATGCTTAATCCACTCATCTACAGTTTGAGAAACAAAGATGTAACTGGAGCTATGAAAAGGGTACTGGACAGGTTCAAGCGTACACAGAGAGTGTCAGGGGATGCTTTTTGACACTTGGCTCCTTCCTATGCAAATGGTGAATGGGAGCCTCTTTGACCAATGTGGCCATGCTCAGTGAAAGATTAAACTGGAGGATAGGTTCAAATGTGAGGGgaaaaatcat encodes:
- the LOC133252032 gene encoding olfactory receptor 2T1 codes for the protein MGSMEEYNTSCTDFTFMGLFNRKETSGLLFAIISIIFFTALMANGVMIYLIRTDSHLHTPMYFLLSHLSFIDMMYISTIVPKMLVDYLLDQRTITFVGCTAQHFLYLTLVGAEFFLLGLMAYDRYVAICNPLRYPILMSRHVCWMIIAGSWFGGSLDGFLLTPITMSFPFCNSREINHFFCEAPAVLKLACADTALYETVMYVCCVLMLLIPFSVVIASYAQILTTVHRMSSVEGRKKAFATCSSHMTVVTLFYGAAMYTYMLPHSYHRPEQDKVFSVFYTILTPMLNPLIYSLRNKDVTGAMKRVLDRFKRTQRVSGDAF